The Leishmania panamensis strain MHOM/PA/94/PSC-1 chromosome 19 sequence genome contains the following window.
cctcctcgtTCCAAGCAAGCAGAGCAGCCATGATGGACGATGACCTAACGCCGGGCTTGGCAGACTTAGACTTCACTGCAGTGTCGGCTGTATGTAGCCCGACGTTCCTCCAGCGCGAGTTTTTTGAGGCTTCCATCACCTCCGAAagcgctggcggcagcagcgccttacTTCAGTCAGTGGTGAACCGCCGCGACATATCTCTTGCTGACATCTCCCGAATGAGATTGGAAGGCTGCCGTGCGCGGCACACATCCTTTACCGCTACCGCGTCACTACGCGGCAGCACAGCCTCCTCGCTGCGGTCCACCTCGGCCTTACCCATAAATTCACTGACCTGCCGCATGCGTGATCAAGCAGGGATCTTCAGCAAAACGACCTCGGCAGCCACACCGGTAGCGTCACAAGCGCCTGCCTGCTCGCCCTTTATTGGACTTGGCGGCTCAATCTACCGCCGCCCTAGCCTGTCATCTGCGCGAACAAGCGCACTGGATACATCGGCTGCCATTCTTCAGCACATGGCGTACGACACAGCGGCTCACGTCGAGGCCGTGTGCAATGCTCCGTCTCTCGCTGGTACTCCGTCCACTACCACCTCCGCTTGTGACTCTGTCGCGCCGCCCCCGCTGCAGCCAACGCCTCATCATCTAGTGCATACCGATGTCAGTGCCCATGGCGGCAAGGTGGTTGAATGTGGTAATTCAATTCCTCTAGGGGTCAGCTGTAACGGCAGCGACCAGCACacgtcactgctgcaggtAACGCATACGCGACCGTACGCTAGCGCTGCGaactctccctctccgctgaACTCGTTCTCTGAGTTGGAACTGCGCAACGGGCAGCTGAGCGCTGGCGATTTTTTACGTCTGTCTGCACAAACCTCAGCCACTTGTCTTGCTAGCGATGCCGTAGTTGCCAAAGCGGCATCGGACTCGCAGCACAGCTCATCACTTCCTCCCCTGGGTGGACCTCTGTCCGCCACACGGCGACAGGCGCATGACACAAAGGACCATCGCACACCGTATCCctcagaggcggcagcaacacTGCTCGAGGTCATTCCAACAtcgaccgccgctgccgccaccatgGAGATGGCCCGGCGGACTTCACCGCGCCAGACGCGCGACGTCAGCGTCTACAACCACGACTTTCAGCATATTGTCCCTCCGGAAGTAAAGCAGGCACTCCAGCGCAACATGTGCCCCATctgcgaggacgacgaggacgacgacgccctGCTGCATGACGGACTGAATGTGCAgagaccaccgccgctgacaTCCTTCGCGAATGGGGCGCACACCATGCATGAGGATCACTACAGTTTGGACACGCCGTCCCTTTACGTGTACACTCGTGGTGTCGCCAGCAGAGGTAGCGGTGCCGGTACGACGATCAGCTTCCCTTCGGGTTCGCCTCGCGCACCCAGTCAACTGTCCACTTCACCAAGCGCACCGGCGCtctcagcagccgcatccTCGATAGGCGCCTGGCACGCAGGTGGCACTGGTGGTGGTAAGTCGATTCACCAAATTGGTAGTGGCTCGGCAGAGACAATGATAGCTGGCCTGAGTATCAGCGGCACCGGAGTACCCTTCCAGACATGGAAGTTTCCGAGCCTGGGCAAGCCGAGCTCCACATTCTCGCTGCGCAAAACATCGCTTGGAGAGCACGGAAACGCAGAGGCGTTGCTAGGAAGCGCGGTAGGGGGTGTGGGTCCGGCACGCCAATCAGCTGCGCCATTCTCTGAGCACAGCAGCTACCCCACTCGCGCGTCCCTCACGTCAGgatcgcggcagcagcaatgtAGTGAGTATCCTCTGCTTAACCATAACGAACTCCAGGCCACCAGCAGGGGCAGCACCCTAACCACGGTAGCGACGCCGTACTCTCCCGTGGCGGCCATTCCCCAGTCTGGCGCTGACGACGTTGGTCATTGTGCGACATCACTGTTCTCTGGTGTGGGCTGTACGCATCAAACGGCCTCAGGTGCGCGTGGCAACTCGATCCACTGCACCAGCGGTGCAAGTAGGGGCCTCACGCAacgtgctgttgctgcggacTCGTCATCCGGTACGGTCGGTTGCTCAAgtgtcgccgctgacggtggcAATACCCATAAGCTGGAGATGGTGTGCACAGCCTACGAGCGTCTACTGTGCGCACGGCTTCCCGCCAacagcgtcgctgcggcctTCCCGAAGACTCTGCAGACACTGATCTCACGAAATCTGACCGAGACAGTGatgccgccactgcacccCTCCCCGTCGGCGCACTCCGCCCCGCAAGCACCGCAAGTTGCTGCCACCACTCCGGTAGCAGCCGTCGTTGGCTTCGAGTCGGCCAGCCAGGGCGACGTCTCTCCATCGATGTCCTACTCCGGCACTTTGGGCCGCTCGGCGGGTTACTACAGCTTTGGCAAGCGCATCAGTCTCAGTCACCCGAACAGGCAGACGCTGCCACACCAATTCCTCGGCAGTACATCAAACTCACACACGGTaccgtcgtcgccgcgcaTGGCGATGCTGAGCATTTCTGCAGTGGCAGACTTGATCGTGGCTTCGAGCGGTAAAAGCAGTGGCCCAAACATGACGTCTTCCTCCACTGCGCGCATGCAGCGAGGCACTTTGGatttgtcgctgctgcgccgcaccgagtcccgtccgctgctgcagttgaCGCTGTTCTTGCAAAGTACTCTGCGCTCCATCTGTGAGGCACAGTCTCGGCACACGcggacggagagagaggaagtcGTGGGtcgtgggagagggagcacctccaccagctTGTCAACGCTaacggcagccgcagtgAATGTGCTACCCACGGCGGAATCTTCGATGGATGAGTACCTGCACCAGTATACCTTTCCAGAAGATGCGTTGAGCACGGCTggtgcgccgtcgccggcgaGGGTAGCCGACGTCCAAACATgcgaaggagaagcgagagcaAGCCAGATGCAGATGGCAGGCTTCATGGCGATCGCCGAAACCGCTTCGTCCATGACTCTTGCTTCCGCGGTCACTACGGCGAGCGCAGTGTCCCCCGCCCGAGAGTCGAACAGGacgaacaacagcagcactcACGTCCCGTCATCGGACTCTATATTGCAGTCTCCCTGTTTGTCCTCAACGGGAAAGCGAGCCAACGTCTCGAGTGTGCCCGTCAACTGTACCCAGGACGAGCAGAAGCAGCTGACGCAGCTCCCCAAGCAGACCGAGATGTGCATAGACCCCActgccgacgctgctgctgctgtaaTGAAGAGCTACGTGACTCTCAACAACAGtcctactgctgctgccgacgtTTCTGCGACATATGAAAGGAACGGAGGCCCGCCTCATCGGTACTACCGCGCCCtcacggaggcggagcgcctCGTGCGTCACGTTCACTGCGTCGATGGGGTAGAACGGGAGGTGGACAACGACTCTATGGACTTGGTTGTGTATGTTGGCATGCACCTGATGGGTTGGTTGGAGGTGGTGGGCTTACTTGGCTGCGGCAGCTTTGGTCAAGTATTCCTCTGCAAGGACTTGCGCATCTGCGACGGCCATTTTGTTCATCCAAACGAGATTGAGGGCGAGGACTACGAGTACTGGAACTGCTCCCACGCCTACCTCCccttcagcagcgtcgacgcCGTGCCGACACATCGACCGCTTGTCGCCGTGAAGGTGGTTAAaagcgtgccgctgctggagcagcaaTCCGTTCTGGAGGCGGAGATGCTTGTGCTCATCGGCGCGCAGACTGCGCCACCCTCAGCGcgcgcagcagagggagCCAGTGAGTCAGCCACACCGACATCAGCAACTGCGGCAGGTGATTACAATGGCGCCAATtcaccaccgccagaggacctgcgctgcgccaacATTGCAAAGGTGCTCGCCGACGGCATCTGTTATGGTCATCACTGCATTGTGATGGAGAGGTACGGCGCAAACCTCTACGAGTACATCGCCGCGAATGACCATCAAGGGCTCCCCATGTACCAAATCCGCGCTATCGGTGCACAACTTttctccgctctctcgctcgtgcACGAGGAGTGCCACATCATTCATGCTGACATCAAGCCAGAAAATGTGCTCCTGGCGCTTGACTTTTGCAGAACCACACTGCGTGTGAAGGATGAACCCTTGCCCAGAACAGTTGCCGTGCCAACTACGAAAGCCCCTGCTGGGACTGCGAGCAACAGCAACTCCAGCACCATCCCAGTCACGACCAAGACCCTGCATAGCGTTCCACCGCAGACGACGTCTGCCAGAGTGGTGCATGGCTCTCAGCGCGATACGTCGCCGAATGAAGAACCGCCgtggcaccagcagcgcaccgagTCTATGATGCCGTCGTCTTCGACGCCGGCAGAGCGCTCTTACATCACACTGCGAGTGGGTCCTGGCGCGGTTGCTCGTCAGCGTCTCGGCCTGAACGGAAAGCGCCAAAGCTCGAACGTCCTCCTGGACGCCTCTTTCTCCGAAGCGGCGGTTGCAAAGGACAAAGGTCACGGCTTTTGCCACCTCCGCTCCTTCTCGACCAGCCACGCTACCATCGTGGAGCACACGGACCTGCCGACTCCCGAGCCGCGCCGCCTTCAGGCGCTCAATCAGTCGTGCGGGATGCTCTCCAGCGGCACGCTCTTGCAAAGCCTCGGCAGTGGTAGTTTCAGCACCCACAGCCGATTCACGATGCaggcgcctgctgcgcccgTAGAGGAAGCGCCAGCGGTGCCAGCGGCATCGGCCACCTCGCACCTGCATGTTCGGCTCATCGATTTCAGCTCCAGCTGCTACGACGGTGGCCCGTTTTACCAGTACATCCAGTCCCGCTACTATCGTGCGCCCGAGGTCATTGTAGGGGCGTCGTACAACTCTGCCATCGACGTATGGTCAACTGGCTGCTTGcttgcggagctgctgctgggcatgccgctgcttcccGGCTGCAACGATCACCACCAGCTTTCGCTCATTGAGGAGATGGTTGATCTGCTGCCCGACTCCATGGTAGAGAGCGGCGATAACGCCGGCTTGTTTtacaccgcagcagcgacagttggcgatggcagcgccgatactgtgctgcggcagcctcGATCGTTTGTGTTGCGCACGCGGGAGAACTACCTGCAGATCAGTGGCGGTGAACTGTTGCCGTACAACCGCTATTTCACCTACCAAACCCTGCAGGAGCTGGTGCGACATTGCCCTTTAACGCTCGAGGAGCGCCGCATGAGCAACGGACTGCAGCCGTACGTGTCGGCTAACGAGTCCTCGGCGATTCCCCCCGatgcgacgccgctgccgtcggtgCGGTCTGACATGATGAAGCAGCGCTTTTTGCTCTTTGATTTGCTGAAACGTCTCCTTCAGACGGACCCCACACTGCGCCCCACCGCGGCACAGGCGCTGAAGCACCCGTTCTTCAGCTCATCCCCGCCATACTTCACGACCTTCGCACTCGAGTGAAAAGTCTCGCTCGTGGCGGTCATGCTGTAGGCTCTCGAGCACGTGGATGCCCTTTCTGTGTTGtaacacccccccccccctgatGACGGTGGGAGGgcacacctcagtgcgtggtatcGGTTTCCAGtgcccactctgtgtggtgCGGCCAGGCAGctc
Protein-coding sequences here:
- a CDS encoding protein kinase, putative (TriTrypDB/GeneDB-style sysID: LpmP.19.0340) gives rise to the protein MSTSDRLTDAYHSSESSAKALSFTLTDAHCVKCRKALKASIAPFAASSFQASRAAMMDDDLTPGLADLDFTAVSAVCSPTFLQREFFEASITSESAGGSSALLQSVVNRRDISLADISRMRLEGCRARHTSFTATASLRGSTASSLRSTSALPINSLTCRMRDQAGIFSKTTSAATPVASQAPACSPFIGLGGSIYRRPSLSSARTSALDTSAAILQHMAYDTAAHVEAVCNAPSLAGTPSTTTSACDSVAPPPLQPTPHHLVHTDVSAHGGKVVECGNSIPLGVSCNGSDQHTSLLQVTHTRPYASAANSPSPLNSFSELELRNGQLSAGDFLRLSAQTSATCLASDAVVAKAASDSQHSSSLPPLGGPLSATRRQAHDTKDHRTPYPSEAAATLLEVIPTSTAAAATMEMARRTSPRQTRDVSVYNHDFQHIVPPEVKQALQRNMCPICEDDEDDDALLHDGLNVQRPPPLTSFANGAHTMHEDHYSLDTPSLYVYTRGVASRGSGAGTTISFPSGSPRAPSQLSTSPSAPALSAAASSIGAWHAGGTGGGKSIHQIGSGSAETMIAGLSISGTGVPFQTWKFPSLGKPSSTFSLRKTSLGEHGNAEALLGSAVGGVGPARQSAAPFSEHSSYPTRASLTSGSRQQQCSEYPLLNHNELQATSRGSTLTTVATPYSPVAAIPQSGADDVGHCATSLFSGVGCTHQTASGARGNSIHCTSGASRGLTQRAVAADSSSGTVGCSSVAADGGNTHKLEMVCTAYERLLCARLPANSVAAAFPKTLQTLISRNLTETVMPPLHPSPSAHSAPQAPQVAATTPVAAVVGFESASQGDVSPSMSYSGTLGRSAGYYSFGKRISLSHPNRQTLPHQFLGSTSNSHTVPSSPRMAMLSISAVADLIVASSGKSSGPNMTSSSTARMQRGTLDLSLLRRTESRPLLQLTLFLQSTLRSICEAQSRHTRTEREEVVGRGRGSTSTSLSTLTAAAVNVLPTAESSMDEYLHQYTFPEDALSTAGAPSPARVADVQTCEGEARASQMQMAGFMAIAETASSMTLASAVTTASAVSPARESNRTNNSSTHVPSSDSILQSPCLSSTGKRANVSSVPVNCTQDEQKQLTQLPKQTEMCIDPTADAAAAVMKSYVTLNNSPTAAADVSATYERNGGPPHRYYRALTEAERLVRHVHCVDGVEREVDNDSMDLVVYVGMHLMGWLEVVGLLGCGSFGQVFLCKDLRICDGHFVHPNEIEGEDYEYWNCSHAYLPFSSVDAVPTHRPLVAVKVVKSVPLLEQQSVLEAEMLVLIGAQTAPPSARAAEGASESATPTSATAAGDYNGANSPPPEDLRCANIAKVLADGICYGHHCIVMERYGANLYEYIAANDHQGLPMYQIRAIGAQLFSALSLVHEECHIIHADIKPENVLLALDFCRTTLRVKDEPLPRTVAVPTTKAPAGTASNSNSSTIPVTTKTLHSVPPQTTSARVVHGSQRDTSPNEEPPWHQQRTESMMPSSSTPAERSYITLRVGPGAVARQRLGLNGKRQSSNVLLDASFSEAAVAKDKGHGFCHLRSFSTSHATIVEHTDLPTPEPRRLQALNQSCGMLSSGTLLQSLGSGSFSTHSRFTMQAPAAPVEEAPAVPAASATSHLHVRLIDFSSSCYDGGPFYQYIQSRYYRAPEVIVGASYNSAIDVWSTGCLLAELLLGMPLLPGCNDHHQLSLIEEMVDLLPDSMVESGDNAGLFYTAAATVGDGSADTVLRQPRSFVLRTRENYLQISGGELLPYNRYFTYQTLQELVRHCPLTLEERRMSNGLQPYVSANESSAIPPDATPLPSVRSDMMKQRFLLFDLLKRLLQTDPTLRPTAAQALKHPFFSSSPPYFTTFALE